Proteins co-encoded in one Rhodococcus sp. PAMC28707 genomic window:
- a CDS encoding GntR family transcriptional regulator, whose translation MSGSRRLTPIDARNTSMVIADQIRDRIIDGSYTPGEQINEANVAAELGISRGPVREALQRLNQEGLLISYRNRGVFVVELSVDDVAEIYEARAAIEVGAAWTLVHGEITVLKATAAQLSAIVDQMQPFIDAADWFGLAERDLAFHTAMVAATSNSRMSRMYATLAAEARICMANLETAYFRPEALVEEHQLLVDLLLGSDWAALEAGLHEHMDTAIEDLSRSMQAEAATDGLGGRVGAAAD comes from the coding sequence ATGTCAGGTTCCCGAAGACTGACCCCGATCGACGCCCGCAATACGTCGATGGTGATAGCCGATCAGATTCGCGATCGCATCATCGACGGATCCTACACACCGGGCGAGCAGATCAACGAAGCCAATGTTGCTGCGGAGCTGGGGATTTCGCGTGGTCCGGTTCGTGAAGCGCTCCAGCGGCTGAATCAGGAAGGCTTGTTGATCAGCTACCGAAATCGCGGTGTGTTCGTTGTCGAGCTCAGCGTCGACGACGTCGCCGAGATATACGAGGCCCGCGCGGCGATCGAAGTCGGTGCCGCATGGACGCTCGTCCACGGCGAGATCACCGTCCTGAAGGCGACGGCGGCTCAGTTGTCGGCAATTGTCGACCAGATGCAACCGTTCATCGACGCAGCGGATTGGTTCGGTCTGGCCGAGCGGGACCTTGCGTTCCACACGGCGATGGTTGCTGCGACGTCGAACAGTCGGATGTCGAGGATGTACGCCACATTGGCAGCGGAGGCGCGCATCTGTATGGCCAACCTGGAGACGGCCTACTTCCGGCCCGAGGCGTTGGTCGAGGAGCATCAATTGTTGGTGGACCTACTCCTGGGTTCGGATTGGGCTGCACTCGAAGCCGGTCTGCACGAGCACATGGACACTGCGATTGAGGACCTGAGTCGGTCCATGCAGGCGGAGGCGGCCACCGATGGGCTCGGCGGCCGCGTCGGCGCTGCGGCCGACTGA
- a CDS encoding Xaa-Pro peptidase family protein, which produces MAAQHLTALIVTDPSNLYYLLGYNALSFYTPQVLYVPLEGALYFFAREMDANGAFRTSWLPREQTFGYPETFVQRKETHPFVWVAQKLRELGVVDNFSHGLVGLEMDSYYFSPKAFEALVKSLPEYQFTDSFELINWVRVVKSPAEIDLMRGAAQVCESAMGAAFESIGVGLRQCDAAAAIMNAQIKGTVDFGGDHPAIVPMLPTGAGADTPHLTWSDQVFVEGETTVVELAGVFRRYHIPMARTIVLGKPSQRLDYLARATGEALNEVLDSVRPGASTTELAQVWNVSLAKHGLHKPSRIGYSIGIAYAPDWGERTVSIRTDDDTVLTENMTFHIIGGMWMDDYGYEVSEAVRVTERGVETFTDFPRQLLTKE; this is translated from the coding sequence ATGGCGGCTCAGCATCTCACGGCCCTGATCGTCACGGACCCGTCGAATCTGTACTACCTGTTGGGTTACAACGCGCTCTCGTTCTACACACCGCAAGTTCTGTATGTGCCGCTCGAAGGAGCCCTGTACTTCTTCGCCAGGGAGATGGACGCCAACGGCGCATTCCGTACCTCCTGGCTGCCTCGGGAGCAGACGTTCGGGTACCCGGAAACATTCGTGCAGCGCAAGGAAACACACCCGTTCGTGTGGGTGGCACAGAAATTGCGCGAACTGGGAGTGGTCGACAACTTCTCTCACGGTCTGGTGGGCCTGGAGATGGATTCCTATTACTTCAGCCCCAAAGCGTTCGAAGCCTTGGTGAAGTCCCTGCCCGAGTACCAGTTCACCGATTCGTTCGAGTTGATCAATTGGGTTCGCGTCGTCAAGAGCCCGGCCGAGATCGACCTCATGCGGGGTGCCGCGCAGGTGTGCGAGTCGGCGATGGGGGCGGCCTTCGAATCGATCGGCGTCGGACTGCGGCAGTGCGACGCGGCGGCGGCGATCATGAATGCCCAGATCAAGGGCACCGTCGACTTCGGCGGCGACCATCCGGCAATCGTGCCGATGCTGCCGACCGGGGCAGGGGCGGACACTCCTCACCTCACCTGGTCGGATCAGGTGTTCGTCGAAGGTGAGACCACGGTGGTCGAACTTGCCGGTGTGTTCCGGCGGTACCACATCCCGATGGCCCGCACGATTGTTCTGGGCAAGCCCAGCCAGCGGCTCGACTACCTGGCCCGCGCCACCGGTGAGGCACTGAACGAGGTCCTCGACTCCGTTCGCCCCGGCGCCAGCACTACCGAACTGGCTCAGGTATGGAACGTCAGTCTTGCCAAGCATGGACTGCACAAGCCTTCGCGCATCGGGTACTCGATCGGCATCGCCTACGCGCCCGACTGGGGCGAGCGGACAGTCAGCATCAGAACCGACGACGACACGGTCCTGACCGAGAACATGACGTTCCACATCATCGGAGGAATGTGGATGGACGACTACGGATACGAGGTATCCGAGGCCGTTCGCGTGACCGAACGCGGCGTCGAGACTTTCACCGATTTCCCGCGGCAACTACTGACGAAGGAGTGA
- a CDS encoding PLP-dependent aminotransferase family protein yields MIATTIPWSLRTDKLVGSVIDSSTSLLAAQKHDIVRFAMGSPASETVPADLFSEIAATVLTADAMDYAATEGDPGLLDALLGYLDSVGEPSSAERIVITSGGMQGLDLACKLFVDPGDLVIVESPTYTNGTATVLSYGGDVLEAPMDADGLVVEALPDLVEAAGRLPKMIYVIPNFQNPSGTTMSLARRKLLLELAHRWGSVILDDDPYGLLRFEGEHIPSFQSLSPNDPLLFSVRTFSKMIAPGLRVGWVDAAPEARQLLINAKQAMDTCTNLPGQRMIAEFIRRGHLATHLRSLSAVYRPRKIAMQRSLEKYFGDRISSTDPEGGFFLWATLRGDAAALSTQALFEVALAEGVAYIPGPALSVGGKFEDSLRLCFASSSPERIDEGVKRLAAAVDKSLSIRSLDSVPRNAHAIRRNADSTR; encoded by the coding sequence ATGATCGCCACCACCATTCCGTGGTCCCTGCGCACCGACAAGCTGGTGGGATCGGTGATCGACTCGTCGACATCGCTTCTCGCTGCTCAAAAGCACGACATCGTCCGGTTCGCGATGGGTTCTCCTGCTTCGGAAACCGTTCCAGCCGATCTATTTTCGGAGATCGCTGCCACCGTCCTCACGGCCGACGCGATGGACTACGCCGCTACCGAGGGCGACCCGGGTCTGCTCGACGCGCTCCTGGGATATCTCGATTCGGTCGGTGAACCGTCCTCTGCAGAACGGATCGTCATCACTTCCGGTGGTATGCAGGGCCTCGATCTCGCATGCAAACTGTTCGTCGATCCCGGGGACCTCGTGATCGTCGAAAGTCCCACGTACACCAACGGAACCGCCACCGTCCTGAGCTACGGGGGGGACGTGCTCGAAGCGCCGATGGATGCCGACGGTCTCGTGGTGGAGGCGCTGCCGGATCTGGTCGAGGCCGCGGGCCGGCTGCCCAAGATGATCTACGTCATTCCGAACTTTCAAAACCCCTCGGGCACAACGATGTCGTTGGCGCGAAGAAAGTTGCTGCTGGAATTGGCACACAGATGGGGCTCGGTGATTCTGGACGACGACCCCTATGGACTGCTCCGATTCGAGGGCGAACACATCCCGAGCTTCCAATCTCTGAGCCCGAACGATCCACTCCTTTTCTCCGTGCGGACCTTCTCCAAGATGATCGCCCCCGGGCTTCGAGTCGGTTGGGTCGACGCGGCGCCCGAGGCGCGACAGCTGTTGATCAACGCCAAGCAAGCGATGGATACGTGCACCAACCTTCCGGGGCAACGAATGATCGCCGAATTCATCCGACGTGGACACCTCGCGACGCATCTGCGTTCGTTGAGTGCGGTATATCGCCCGCGCAAAATCGCAATGCAACGCAGTCTCGAAAAGTATTTCGGTGATCGGATCTCGAGTACCGACCCGGAAGGCGGTTTCTTCCTCTGGGCGACACTGAGAGGCGACGCCGCCGCGCTGTCCACCCAGGCGCTGTTCGAAGTCGCTCTTGCCGAGGGTGTTGCCTACATCCCCGGCCCGGCGTTGTCGGTCGGCGGCAAATTCGAGGATTCCCTGCGGCTGTGTTTTGCATCTTCCTCGCCCGAGCGTATCGACGAGGGAGTCAAGCGACTGGCAGCGGCAGTGGACAAGTCCCTCTCGATTCGATCTCTCGATTCCGTGCCGCGGAACGCACATGCCATTCGACGAAATGCCGATTCCACTCGATGA
- a CDS encoding M20 family metallopeptidase has product MTGRPNSRAELEARVLAAIDEGELVALASALIDAGGENPGGTEESVARVLTDTCRRLGFDIEVDEVAPGRPNVVVSIGGSEEPGVLFLGHSDVVPAGGGWSRDPFAATVRDGRLYGRGACDMKGGLAAVVVAMSALKRCGAVGSAPVSLACLVDEEDTGLGIRSFVRTTMRRSYSRCIVAEPTDLMTIVGCRGAANLEITVRGRSAHAGRPSNGRNAISAAARIIVVIDSMGEELRTEAHPVLGAATFNVGTVSGGTGTSMVADCAVITVDRRLLPGEDAHIVAAQLHRRILAAGIIGDGIEVAVDVSMEMPGFLTSKDSGIVQSAVTAVADSAGHHGTDIWTASCDGGFIVRDMGIPAIVLGPGEIELQAHQPDESVSVRQLCDSAAAYALIACRSAALPGVMAAT; this is encoded by the coding sequence ATGACGGGAAGACCGAACAGTCGAGCCGAACTGGAGGCTCGGGTACTGGCTGCGATCGACGAAGGCGAGCTGGTGGCGCTGGCGTCGGCGCTGATCGATGCGGGGGGAGAAAACCCCGGTGGTACCGAGGAATCGGTAGCAAGGGTGCTGACCGACACCTGTCGCCGGCTCGGATTCGACATCGAGGTCGACGAGGTTGCACCGGGACGGCCGAACGTCGTGGTGTCGATCGGGGGAAGCGAAGAACCTGGTGTGTTGTTTCTCGGGCACTCCGATGTCGTACCGGCGGGAGGCGGATGGTCGAGAGATCCCTTCGCGGCCACAGTGCGCGACGGGCGCCTGTACGGACGGGGCGCATGCGATATGAAGGGGGGACTGGCGGCCGTCGTAGTCGCTATGTCCGCCCTGAAGCGTTGCGGTGCAGTAGGTTCAGCACCCGTGTCGTTGGCGTGTCTGGTCGACGAGGAAGATACCGGACTGGGGATTCGATCCTTTGTGCGAACAACCATGCGCCGTAGCTATTCTCGGTGTATCGTCGCCGAACCTACGGATCTGATGACCATCGTCGGGTGTCGGGGTGCGGCGAATCTCGAGATCACCGTGCGGGGGCGCTCGGCTCACGCGGGGCGGCCGTCCAACGGACGTAACGCAATCTCGGCGGCTGCGCGGATTATCGTGGTCATCGATTCGATGGGCGAGGAGTTACGCACCGAGGCCCATCCGGTGCTGGGAGCGGCAACGTTCAACGTAGGAACTGTCTCCGGCGGAACCGGTACCTCGATGGTTGCCGACTGTGCTGTGATCACGGTGGACCGGCGGTTGCTGCCAGGAGAAGACGCCCATATCGTGGCAGCACAGCTGCATCGACGTATTCTCGCCGCCGGGATCATCGGCGACGGGATCGAAGTGGCAGTGGACGTCTCGATGGAGATGCCAGGCTTTCTTACCAGCAAGGACTCCGGCATCGTGCAATCGGCTGTCACCGCAGTGGCCGATTCCGCCGGCCATCACGGCACCGATATTTGGACTGCGTCGTGCGACGGCGGTTTCATTGTGCGAGACATGGGTATTCCCGCCATCGTGCTGGGTCCGGGTGAGATCGAATTGCAGGCCCACCAGCCCGACGAGTCCGTGTCGGTGCGCCAATTGTGTGACAGCGCAGCGGCGTATGCACTGATTGCGTGCAGAAGTGCGGCGTTACCAGGTGTTATGGCCGCAACGTAG
- a CDS encoding MFS transporter: MTQSPKSPTEDAVGHSITGYPPNTKELTPKETKTLHLAIGGSALGNAVEWFDYAVYGYLAVYIAANFFPSEDGGASLLSTFAVLAASFIIRPIGGIVLGPLGDRIGRQKVLVLTVTMMSLATAAIGILPTFDSIGIFAPILLLVCRLVQGFSTGGEYGGAAVFMAEYAPDKRRGFFGSFLEFGTLAGTVAGATLCTLLNLGLGDDTMEAWGWRIPFLLTLPLGMVALWLRTRLEDSPVFAESKADGETISEGSQGGAIASLKSTMTYWQRILILMGFVLLLNIAYYTVLTFLPSYLSDTLGHSTTQSNFTLVVIMLILMAIINPIGALSDRVGRKPLLLTACAGYFVFSVPLFLLIINTGIVGQTVGLLGLGILLVIMLSCVSSTLPALFPTQVRYGAFAIGYNVSTSLFGGTAPLILTFLIDRTGSNLIPGWYMMLAAAIAFVPILLMPETAGRSLRGNQRPGDNDAELAAQGIELVGYKSK; this comes from the coding sequence GTGACACAGTCACCCAAAAGCCCGACAGAAGATGCAGTTGGTCACTCGATCACAGGGTATCCGCCGAACACCAAGGAGCTGACCCCCAAAGAAACCAAGACGCTCCACCTCGCTATCGGTGGTTCTGCCCTGGGCAACGCGGTCGAGTGGTTCGACTACGCCGTGTACGGCTACTTGGCGGTGTACATCGCTGCGAATTTCTTCCCATCCGAGGATGGGGGAGCGAGCCTGCTCTCGACATTCGCAGTTCTGGCGGCATCGTTCATCATTCGGCCGATCGGTGGGATCGTACTCGGACCTCTCGGTGACCGAATCGGGCGCCAAAAGGTGCTGGTCCTGACCGTGACGATGATGTCCCTGGCGACCGCGGCTATCGGCATACTGCCGACCTTCGACAGCATCGGGATCTTCGCTCCGATTCTCTTGTTGGTATGCCGCCTGGTGCAGGGATTCTCGACCGGCGGTGAGTACGGTGGCGCGGCTGTCTTCATGGCGGAGTATGCGCCCGACAAGCGTCGAGGTTTCTTCGGCTCGTTTCTCGAATTCGGAACGCTGGCAGGCACTGTCGCAGGCGCGACGCTGTGCACCCTGTTGAACCTCGGTCTCGGAGACGACACCATGGAGGCATGGGGTTGGCGTATTCCGTTCTTGTTGACTCTTCCTCTCGGCATGGTGGCGCTGTGGTTGCGTACCCGACTCGAAGATTCGCCGGTATTCGCCGAGTCCAAGGCTGACGGCGAGACCATCTCGGAAGGCTCGCAGGGCGGAGCGATCGCCTCGCTGAAGTCCACGATGACCTACTGGCAGCGGATCCTCATCCTCATGGGTTTCGTGCTGCTACTCAATATTGCGTACTACACGGTGCTCACCTTTCTGCCGTCCTACCTCAGTGACACGTTGGGGCACAGCACCACACAGTCGAATTTCACGCTCGTCGTCATCATGCTGATCTTGATGGCCATCATCAATCCGATCGGTGCCTTGTCCGATCGGGTCGGTCGAAAGCCGCTGTTGCTCACTGCGTGTGCTGGCTATTTCGTGTTCAGTGTTCCGCTGTTTCTGCTGATCATCAATACCGGCATCGTCGGCCAGACCGTGGGTCTGCTCGGGCTCGGAATTCTCCTCGTGATCATGTTGTCCTGCGTATCCTCGACGTTGCCGGCGCTTTTTCCGACACAGGTTCGATACGGCGCCTTTGCAATCGGCTACAACGTGTCCACTTCACTCTTCGGTGGTACAGCTCCGCTCATTCTGACATTCCTCATCGATCGGACCGGATCGAACCTGATCCCAGGCTGGTACATGATGCTGGCCGCGGCTATTGCATTCGTACCGATTCTTCTCATGCCGGAGACGGCCGGGCGTTCGCTTCGCGGAAATCAGCGTCCCGGTGACAACGACGCCGAGCTGGCCGCTCAGGGCATCGAACTGGTTGGATACAAATCGAAATGA
- a CDS encoding D-2-hydroxyacid dehydrogenase, with product MTTRPVVVIFHAANVPEGLESVAAVADLRYATVDSLGDAVSGADVLLLWDFFSPAVRQVWDRFDNLKWIHIAAAGVDSLMFDDLVASDVVVTNSRGVFDRPIAEFVLAHILGFAKHSSESAELQRQRVWKHRETERIDTAHAMIVGTGAIGREIARLLSAVGMTVSGVGRTARAGDVDFGVVHASFDLADVVHDVDYLVLVAPLTEATRGLVDASVLAATKPGVRVINVGRGELLDTDALMNYMRSGQVAGAALDVFDSEPLSGDDPLWTTANLVVTPHMSGDATGWRRQLAEVFVSNFHRYANAEELQNVVDKKLGFVP from the coding sequence ATGACAACCCGGCCCGTCGTCGTGATATTTCACGCCGCCAATGTCCCCGAAGGCCTCGAGTCAGTTGCCGCTGTGGCCGACTTGCGCTACGCCACAGTGGACTCCCTCGGCGACGCGGTGTCCGGGGCGGACGTTCTGTTGCTGTGGGATTTTTTCTCGCCAGCCGTGCGGCAAGTGTGGGATCGGTTCGACAATCTGAAGTGGATCCACATAGCTGCCGCGGGCGTCGATTCCCTGATGTTCGACGATCTCGTGGCCTCGGATGTGGTGGTGACGAATTCGCGAGGAGTATTCGACCGCCCGATAGCGGAGTTCGTGCTCGCCCACATTCTGGGTTTTGCCAAGCATTCGTCCGAATCAGCCGAGCTGCAGCGACAGCGAGTCTGGAAGCATCGAGAGACCGAGCGCATCGATACTGCACACGCAATGATCGTCGGCACCGGTGCAATCGGGCGTGAAATTGCTCGGTTGTTGTCGGCGGTAGGTATGACGGTGTCGGGCGTGGGTAGAACGGCACGGGCAGGAGATGTCGATTTCGGCGTCGTTCACGCCAGTTTCGACCTCGCCGACGTCGTGCACGACGTCGACTATCTCGTTCTGGTCGCCCCGCTGACCGAGGCAACAAGAGGACTCGTCGACGCGAGCGTTCTGGCTGCGACGAAGCCGGGTGTGCGTGTCATCAACGTCGGTAGGGGCGAACTGCTCGACACCGATGCGCTGATGAACTACATGCGTAGCGGACAGGTGGCCGGTGCAGCGCTCGACGTCTTCGACAGCGAACCGCTCTCGGGGGACGATCCGCTGTGGACCACTGCGAACCTCGTCGTGACCCCGCACATGAGCGGGGATGCCACCGGGTGGCGGAGGCAACTGGCCGAAGTCTTCGTGTCCAACTTCCACCGGTATGCGAACGCGGAGGAACTTCAGAACGTCGTCGACAAGAAATTGGGCTTCGTTCCATAG
- a CDS encoding glutamate-5-semialdehyde dehydrogenase has protein sequence MTVTPVSANATIGELDTREQVHAAARRARVASRTLALMTTAAKDAALLAAADALLAAAPEVLTANTADVDAARAAGTDEGLLDRLRLTDARIDGIAAGLRKVAGLPDPIGGVVRGSTLPNGLEIRQVRVPLGVVGMVYEARPNVTVDAFGLAFKSGNAALLRGSSSAARSNAALVQVLQNSLAVSGLPVDAVQLLPSADRSSVTHLIQARGLVDVVIPRGGAGLIAAVVRDATVPTIETGVGNCHIYIHSAADLLMAEKIVLNSKTRRVSVCNAAETVLVDAAIAETAVPQLLQAFQSHSVVVHGDLPGLVPATENDWSEEYLSLDVALKVVAGIDEAIAHIDEYGTGHTEAIVTADLSAAREFTTRVDAAAVMVNASTAFTDGEQFGFGAEIGISTQKLHARGPMGLPELTSTKWTVWGEGHTRAV, from the coding sequence ATGACGGTCACACCTGTTTCGGCGAACGCGACCATCGGTGAACTCGATACGCGAGAGCAGGTCCACGCTGCGGCCCGACGCGCACGCGTGGCTTCGAGGACATTGGCGCTGATGACGACCGCAGCCAAGGACGCTGCGCTGCTTGCCGCAGCGGATGCCCTGTTGGCTGCAGCCCCCGAGGTGCTGACCGCGAATACTGCCGATGTCGACGCCGCGCGCGCCGCAGGAACCGACGAAGGTCTGCTCGACCGACTTCGACTCACCGACGCACGTATCGACGGCATCGCTGCAGGCCTGCGGAAGGTCGCCGGGCTGCCGGACCCTATCGGCGGCGTCGTACGTGGTTCGACGCTGCCCAACGGACTCGAGATTCGTCAGGTACGGGTACCCCTCGGCGTCGTCGGAATGGTGTACGAGGCCCGACCCAACGTCACGGTCGATGCGTTCGGACTTGCCTTCAAATCAGGAAATGCGGCGCTGCTGCGGGGATCGTCGTCCGCTGCCCGTTCCAACGCCGCACTTGTACAGGTGTTGCAGAATTCGCTGGCAGTAAGCGGTCTTCCCGTCGACGCAGTGCAACTGCTTCCCAGCGCGGATCGCTCCTCCGTCACACATTTGATCCAGGCACGAGGTTTGGTCGACGTCGTGATCCCGCGCGGCGGCGCAGGTCTGATCGCGGCTGTCGTGCGAGATGCAACGGTGCCGACGATCGAGACCGGAGTGGGTAACTGCCACATCTACATCCACTCCGCGGCCGACCTTCTCATGGCCGAGAAGATCGTTCTCAATTCGAAAACTCGACGCGTCAGCGTCTGCAATGCAGCAGAGACCGTCCTGGTCGATGCGGCAATCGCCGAGACCGCCGTTCCGCAGCTCCTACAGGCTTTCCAGAGCCATAGCGTCGTCGTGCACGGCGACCTACCCGGACTCGTGCCCGCCACCGAAAATGACTGGTCCGAGGAATATCTGTCCCTCGACGTCGCCCTCAAGGTCGTCGCCGGTATCGACGAGGCCATCGCGCACATCGACGAATACGGCACCGGACACACCGAAGCAATCGTGACCGCAGACCTCAGCGCGGCCCGAGAGTTCACCACCCGGGTCGACGCCGCAGCGGTGATGGTCAACGCATCGACAGCATTCACCGACGGAGAGCAGTTCGGGTTCGGCGCAGAAATCGGAATCTCGACGCAGAAACTGCACGCTCGCGGGCCCATGGGTCTGCCGGAACTGACCTCCACCAAATGGACCGTCTGGGGCGAAGGACATACCCGCGCGGTCTGA